A window of the uncultured Fretibacterium sp. genome harbors these coding sequences:
- a CDS encoding PhoH family protein, with amino-acid sequence MARLLGLHDENLEALEARYPVSLSVGESRIRISGPDAEPVRIVAYLLRQLAVVAESGHEIRVSDVRHAMDAHAEGREIKLDSLYSEVVCTTARGKPIRAKTVGQRAYIQAMRDNDILFAVGPAGTGKTYLAVCEAVSMLKEGRVNRVVLVRPAVEAGESLGYLPGDLREKVEPYVRPLYDAFYELLSPERFARYVDKGVIEIAPLAYMRGRTLNDSFIILDEAQNTTPEQMKMFLTRLGFGSKAVVTGDITQVDLPQGRPSGLRSVRSILEGIEGIGFFDLTGADVVRHEIVQKVVQAYDRYEKRLS; translated from the coding sequence ATGGCCCGTCTTCTGGGGCTGCACGACGAGAACCTCGAGGCCCTGGAGGCCCGTTATCCGGTCTCCCTCTCCGTGGGGGAGAGCCGGATTCGGATCTCGGGCCCCGACGCCGAGCCGGTGCGCATCGTGGCGTACCTGCTGCGCCAGCTTGCGGTCGTCGCCGAGAGCGGACACGAGATCCGCGTCTCCGACGTCCGTCATGCGATGGACGCCCATGCGGAGGGCCGGGAGATCAAGCTGGACTCGCTGTATTCGGAGGTCGTCTGCACGACGGCGCGGGGCAAGCCCATCCGGGCCAAGACCGTCGGGCAGAGGGCCTATATCCAGGCCATGCGGGACAACGACATCCTGTTCGCCGTCGGCCCCGCTGGGACGGGCAAGACCTACCTGGCGGTCTGCGAGGCCGTCTCCATGCTGAAGGAGGGGCGGGTGAACCGCGTCGTCCTGGTGCGGCCCGCCGTCGAGGCCGGGGAGAGCCTGGGGTACCTCCCGGGCGACCTCAGGGAGAAGGTCGAGCCCTACGTTCGCCCGCTCTACGACGCATTTTATGAACTTCTGTCGCCCGAGCGGTTCGCCCGCTACGTGGACAAAGGGGTCATCGAGATCGCGCCCCTGGCCTACATGAGGGGGCGAACGCTCAACGACAGCTTCATCATCCTGGACGAGGCTCAGAACACGACCCCCGAGCAGATGAAGATGTTCCTCACCCGTCTGGGGTTCGGTTCCAAGGCCGTGGTGACCGGCGACATCACTCAGGTGGACCTGCCGCAAGGGCGTCCCTCGGGGCTGCGCAGCGTGCGGTCGATCCTCGAGGGCATCGAGGGTATAGGCTTTTTCGACCTCACAGGGGCCGACGTCGTCCGTCACGAGATCGTCCAGAAAGTGGTCCAGGCCTATGACCGCTATGAAAAGCGCCTTTCTTGA
- a CDS encoding HDIG domain-containing protein: protein MTAMKSAFLDRSRRPWASVSPEWRRSYLLSVVMLLAVGLSIVMMEWLYVRNRGYSFAQGLPSPQTYRVISPVKYEDRSATGALREMVEERVAGVVVRDVAARDRMKKRLEELQAVKDPQDPKLLSYMPPALLNALFAMDGAERSRIMNLASQVGDAYFSHLASGDVLESGGTEAALLWDEIGKRVDSVDDANLIYQLLTKVNDAYYKVEPQLTELVRQSAEKRIPVIERRLVLGDVIVERGDVVTPQTAGLLRLQGYTEDAFPVTQVVIVFLLVLILPLWLEVPARESGSRPPWECVVFVVSAAWIGQMLAVQMRTAGAGILPAVMAAYLCMPRSFAFNASLASTASGVFIIAGLSVYDLLLLLSLGFLASMTGYYLLRRIESRESLVRRLVLFALFLSVSRIVILWIQGVPMTGGFFWLETGRFLLLDALAAIFMVVLLPLVEGYIGVLSILRLRELSHPSSPLLRKLQRDAPGTYQHCLAIATLAEAVAIDMGMDENLMKAGAYYHDIGKLRRPQFFVENQGGGPNVHDGMSPTLSAMTIISHVQDGLEMAREYGLPRRIRDFIAEHHGTACVRYFYNKARAEARERGEEERVEWSDFCYPGPRPQSRETALLMILDSMEAAIRSESLGRELLRRDAREMPQDGRNAGRSQAIMALKKVIDQVVASKIAEGQFDEVDFTLRDLTRIKESLLSVLLSMYHTRMVRSPDRGRQKEAGGGAPAAGEGAEARAVPPGAETAGAGTR, encoded by the coding sequence ATGACCGCTATGAAAAGCGCCTTTCTTGACCGGTCGCGTCGCCCCTGGGCCTCCGTATCCCCGGAATGGCGCAGGTCCTATCTCCTCTCCGTAGTCATGCTGCTGGCCGTCGGGCTCTCCATCGTCATGATGGAGTGGCTCTACGTCCGCAACAGGGGCTACAGCTTCGCGCAGGGGCTGCCGTCCCCCCAGACCTACCGGGTCATCTCCCCGGTGAAGTACGAGGACCGCTCGGCCACGGGGGCCCTTCGGGAGATGGTGGAGGAGCGGGTGGCCGGCGTCGTGGTCCGGGACGTCGCCGCCCGGGACCGGATGAAAAAACGCCTGGAGGAGCTCCAGGCGGTAAAGGACCCCCAGGACCCGAAGCTCCTGTCCTATATGCCTCCGGCCCTGCTGAACGCCCTGTTCGCCATGGACGGAGCGGAGCGGAGCCGAATCATGAACCTGGCCTCGCAGGTCGGGGACGCCTATTTTTCGCACCTCGCGTCCGGCGACGTCCTGGAGAGCGGGGGAACGGAGGCGGCCCTGCTGTGGGACGAGATCGGAAAGCGCGTCGATTCGGTGGACGACGCCAACCTGATCTATCAGCTGCTGACGAAGGTGAACGACGCCTACTACAAGGTCGAGCCTCAGCTCACCGAGCTGGTGAGACAGAGCGCGGAGAAGCGGATCCCTGTCATCGAACGCCGCTTGGTGTTGGGCGACGTCATCGTCGAGCGCGGGGATGTGGTGACGCCCCAGACGGCCGGCCTGCTGCGGCTGCAGGGCTACACGGAGGACGCCTTCCCCGTCACCCAGGTGGTCATCGTTTTCCTCCTCGTCCTGATCCTGCCGCTGTGGCTGGAGGTCCCGGCCCGGGAGTCGGGCAGCCGGCCTCCGTGGGAGTGCGTCGTCTTCGTCGTCTCGGCCGCATGGATCGGTCAGATGCTCGCCGTACAGATGCGGACGGCGGGCGCCGGCATCCTCCCCGCGGTCATGGCGGCCTATCTCTGCATGCCCCGGTCCTTCGCCTTCAACGCCTCCCTGGCCAGCACCGCGTCCGGGGTCTTTATCATCGCGGGGCTCTCCGTCTACGATCTGCTCCTGCTCCTCTCCCTGGGGTTCCTCGCCTCGATGACGGGGTATTACCTCCTGCGCCGCATCGAGTCCCGAGAGTCTCTCGTCCGCAGGCTGGTCCTGTTTGCGCTTTTCCTGAGCGTATCCCGCATCGTCATCCTCTGGATTCAGGGGGTGCCCATGACGGGGGGCTTCTTCTGGCTGGAGACCGGGCGCTTTCTGCTTCTGGACGCTTTGGCAGCGATCTTCATGGTCGTCCTCCTGCCCCTGGTGGAGGGGTATATCGGCGTCCTCTCCATTCTTCGCCTCCGGGAGCTGAGCCATCCCTCGAGCCCCCTGCTGCGCAAGCTGCAGCGGGACGCGCCGGGGACCTACCAGCACTGCCTGGCGATCGCCACGCTCGCCGAGGCGGTGGCGATCGACATGGGGATGGACGAGAACCTGATGAAGGCCGGGGCCTATTATCACGATATCGGAAAGCTGAGACGCCCGCAGTTCTTCGTCGAGAACCAGGGAGGCGGGCCCAACGTCCATGACGGGATGAGCCCCACGCTTTCGGCCATGACCATCATATCGCACGTCCAGGATGGCCTGGAGATGGCCAGGGAGTACGGCCTGCCCAGGAGGATACGGGACTTCATCGCGGAGCATCACGGCACCGCCTGCGTCCGCTACTTCTACAACAAGGCCAGGGCGGAGGCCCGGGAGCGGGGGGAGGAGGAGCGCGTCGAGTGGTCGGACTTCTGTTATCCGGGGCCCAGGCCCCAGTCCCGCGAGACGGCGCTCCTGATGATTCTGGACTCCATGGAGGCCGCGATACGGAGCGAGAGCCTGGGGCGCGAGCTCCTGAGGCGGGACGCGAGGGAGATGCCGCAGGACGGGCGAAACGCGGGGCGGAGCCAGGCTATCATGGCCCTGAAAAAGGTCATCGACCAGGTGGTGGCCAGCAAGATCGCGGAGGGACAGTTCGACGAGGTCGACTTCACCCTGAGGGACCTCACC